From the Mustelus asterias chromosome 14, sMusAst1.hap1.1, whole genome shotgun sequence genome, one window contains:
- the c14h2orf69 gene encoding mitochondrial protein C2orf69 homolog isoform X4 codes for MTRPGWPLAATRLCTVPGFEVLRLSGVSGWGAANKNDLVLGVGDNRIRSRQHIIYFPGDVQNYHNEMIRHPENIRWQQWSLEGVAALLFRRFPDCHIWIIKASRIHLHKFSCYDNFVQSNLFGVPEHNSDSRAFKHLHALLTNAFKQMHSILHPWTKPDESAHSYFATAHDEDSSTHCEKPNNFVAKNDLGTTDLGCPHPGMQKECEDLKCTDPSLKFILVGFSKGCVVLNQLLYALSEAEKDEELAAFISNIKEMYWLDGGHAGGNNTWVTSPEILKKFAQLGIPVHVHVTPYQVWDEMRAWIGKEHKKFICLLGEYGAKVTNQLHFENETPSVDNHFQVLQVFKAALDPY; via the exons ATGACCAGGCCCGGCTGGCCATTAGCGGCCACTCGGCTTTGCACCGTGCCAGGATTTGAAGTGTTGAGACTGAGCGGTGTGTCGGGCTGGGGCGCGGCCAACAAGAATGACCTGGTCCTGGGAGTTGGTGACAACCGGATCAGAAGCCGTCAACATATCATCTACTTCCCGGGAGATGTGCAG aacTATCACAATGAGATGATACGCCATCCAGAAAACATCCGCTGGCAGCAATGGAGTCTGGAAGGAGTTGCTGCTTTGCTGTTCCGTCGTTTTCCTGACTGTCACATTTGGATCATAAAGGCTTCCCGGATTCACCTGCATAAGTTCAGTTGCTACGACAACTTTGTGCAAAGCAATCTGTTTGGTGTGCCTGAACATAACTCAGACAGTAGAGCTTTCAAGCACCTTCATGCACTCTTGACCAACGCTTTCAAGCAGATGCATAGTATCCTACATCCATGGACAAAACCTGATGAAAGTGCTCACAGTTACTTTGCCACTGCACATGATGAAGACTCGAGTACACATTGTGAAAAACCAAATAATTTTGTAGCTAAGAATGACCTGGGCACTACAGATCTGGGGTGCCCTCATCCTGGGATGCAAAAAGAGTGTGAAGACTTGAAATGTACTGATCCTTCATTGAAATTTATATTGGTTGGTTTCAGCAAAGGTTGTGTGGTTTTGAATCAGCTGCTGTATGCATTGAGTGAAGCAGAGAAAGATGAGGAACTAGCTGCTTTCATTAGTAATATCAAAGAGATGTATTGGTTGGATGGTGGTCACGCTGGAGGAAACAACACCTGGGTCACAAGTCCTGAAATCTTGAAGAAATTTGCACAGCTGGGTATTCCTGTGCATGTACACGTTACACCTTATCAAGTGTGGGATGAAATGAGAGCTTGGATTGGGAAGGAGCACAAGAAATTCATCTGCCTCCTTGGGGAGTATGGTGCAAAAGTGACAAACCAACTTCATTTTGAGAATGAAACCCCCTCTGTGGATAATCATTTTCAGGTGCTTCAAGTCTTCAAAGCTGCTTTGGATCCATACTGA
- the c14h2orf69 gene encoding mitochondrial protein C2orf69 homolog isoform X2 — protein sequence MTRPGWPLAATRLCTVPGFEVLRLSGVSGWGAANKNDLVLGVGDNRIRSRQHIIYFPGDVQVKVPQVYLESRAFGTLLLHQNYHNEMIRHPENIRWQQWSLEGVAALLFRRFPDCHIWIIKASRIHLHKFSCYDNFVQSNLFGVPEHNSDSRAFKHLHALLTNAFKQMHSILHPWTKPDESAHSYFATAHDEDSSTHCEKPNNFVAKNDLGTTDLGCPHPGMQKECEDLKCTDPSLKFILVGFSKGCVVLNQLLYALSEAEKDEELAAFISNIKEMYWLDGGHAGGNNTWVTSPEILKKFAQLGIPVHVHVTPYQVWDEMRAWIGKEHKKFICLLGEYGAKVTNQLHFENETPSVDNHFQVLQVFKAALDPY from the exons ATGACCAGGCCCGGCTGGCCATTAGCGGCCACTCGGCTTTGCACCGTGCCAGGATTTGAAGTGTTGAGACTGAGCGGTGTGTCGGGCTGGGGCGCGGCCAACAAGAATGACCTGGTCCTGGGAGTTGGTGACAACCGGATCAGAAGCCGTCAACATATCATCTACTTCCCGGGAGATGTGCAG gttaaagtcccacaggtttatttggaatcacgagcttttggaacgctgctccttcatcag aacTATCACAATGAGATGATACGCCATCCAGAAAACATCCGCTGGCAGCAATGGAGTCTGGAAGGAGTTGCTGCTTTGCTGTTCCGTCGTTTTCCTGACTGTCACATTTGGATCATAAAGGCTTCCCGGATTCACCTGCATAAGTTCAGTTGCTACGACAACTTTGTGCAAAGCAATCTGTTTGGTGTGCCTGAACATAACTCAGACAGTAGAGCTTTCAAGCACCTTCATGCACTCTTGACCAACGCTTTCAAGCAGATGCATAGTATCCTACATCCATGGACAAAACCTGATGAAAGTGCTCACAGTTACTTTGCCACTGCACATGATGAAGACTCGAGTACACATTGTGAAAAACCAAATAATTTTGTAGCTAAGAATGACCTGGGCACTACAGATCTGGGGTGCCCTCATCCTGGGATGCAAAAAGAGTGTGAAGACTTGAAATGTACTGATCCTTCATTGAAATTTATATTGGTTGGTTTCAGCAAAGGTTGTGTGGTTTTGAATCAGCTGCTGTATGCATTGAGTGAAGCAGAGAAAGATGAGGAACTAGCTGCTTTCATTAGTAATATCAAAGAGATGTATTGGTTGGATGGTGGTCACGCTGGAGGAAACAACACCTGGGTCACAAGTCCTGAAATCTTGAAGAAATTTGCACAGCTGGGTATTCCTGTGCATGTACACGTTACACCTTATCAAGTGTGGGATGAAATGAGAGCTTGGATTGGGAAGGAGCACAAGAAATTCATCTGCCTCCTTGGGGAGTATGGTGCAAAAGTGACAAACCAACTTCATTTTGAGAATGAAACCCCCTCTGTGGATAATCATTTTCAGGTGCTTCAAGTCTTCAAAGCTGCTTTGGATCCATACTGA
- the c14h2orf69 gene encoding mitochondrial protein C2orf69 homolog isoform X1, with translation MTRPGWPLAATRLCTVPGFEVLRLSGVSGWGAANKNDLVLGVGDNRIRSRQHIIYFPGDVQVKVPQVYLESRAFGTLLLHQVSIENYHNEMIRHPENIRWQQWSLEGVAALLFRRFPDCHIWIIKASRIHLHKFSCYDNFVQSNLFGVPEHNSDSRAFKHLHALLTNAFKQMHSILHPWTKPDESAHSYFATAHDEDSSTHCEKPNNFVAKNDLGTTDLGCPHPGMQKECEDLKCTDPSLKFILVGFSKGCVVLNQLLYALSEAEKDEELAAFISNIKEMYWLDGGHAGGNNTWVTSPEILKKFAQLGIPVHVHVTPYQVWDEMRAWIGKEHKKFICLLGEYGAKVTNQLHFENETPSVDNHFQVLQVFKAALDPY, from the exons ATGACCAGGCCCGGCTGGCCATTAGCGGCCACTCGGCTTTGCACCGTGCCAGGATTTGAAGTGTTGAGACTGAGCGGTGTGTCGGGCTGGGGCGCGGCCAACAAGAATGACCTGGTCCTGGGAGTTGGTGACAACCGGATCAGAAGCCGTCAACATATCATCTACTTCCCGGGAGATGTGCAG gttaaagtcccacaggtttatttggaatcacgagcttttggaacgctgctccttcatcaggtgagcatagag aacTATCACAATGAGATGATACGCCATCCAGAAAACATCCGCTGGCAGCAATGGAGTCTGGAAGGAGTTGCTGCTTTGCTGTTCCGTCGTTTTCCTGACTGTCACATTTGGATCATAAAGGCTTCCCGGATTCACCTGCATAAGTTCAGTTGCTACGACAACTTTGTGCAAAGCAATCTGTTTGGTGTGCCTGAACATAACTCAGACAGTAGAGCTTTCAAGCACCTTCATGCACTCTTGACCAACGCTTTCAAGCAGATGCATAGTATCCTACATCCATGGACAAAACCTGATGAAAGTGCTCACAGTTACTTTGCCACTGCACATGATGAAGACTCGAGTACACATTGTGAAAAACCAAATAATTTTGTAGCTAAGAATGACCTGGGCACTACAGATCTGGGGTGCCCTCATCCTGGGATGCAAAAAGAGTGTGAAGACTTGAAATGTACTGATCCTTCATTGAAATTTATATTGGTTGGTTTCAGCAAAGGTTGTGTGGTTTTGAATCAGCTGCTGTATGCATTGAGTGAAGCAGAGAAAGATGAGGAACTAGCTGCTTTCATTAGTAATATCAAAGAGATGTATTGGTTGGATGGTGGTCACGCTGGAGGAAACAACACCTGGGTCACAAGTCCTGAAATCTTGAAGAAATTTGCACAGCTGGGTATTCCTGTGCATGTACACGTTACACCTTATCAAGTGTGGGATGAAATGAGAGCTTGGATTGGGAAGGAGCACAAGAAATTCATCTGCCTCCTTGGGGAGTATGGTGCAAAAGTGACAAACCAACTTCATTTTGAGAATGAAACCCCCTCTGTGGATAATCATTTTCAGGTGCTTCAAGTCTTCAAAGCTGCTTTGGATCCATACTGA
- the c14h2orf69 gene encoding mitochondrial protein C2orf69 homolog isoform X5 — MIRHPENIRWQQWSLEGVAALLFRRFPDCHIWIIKASRIHLHKFSCYDNFVQSNLFGVPEHNSDSRAFKHLHALLTNAFKQMHSILHPWTKPDESAHSYFATAHDEDSSTHCEKPNNFVAKNDLGTTDLGCPHPGMQKECEDLKCTDPSLKFILVGFSKGCVVLNQLLYALSEAEKDEELAAFISNIKEMYWLDGGHAGGNNTWVTSPEILKKFAQLGIPVHVHVTPYQVWDEMRAWIGKEHKKFICLLGEYGAKVTNQLHFENETPSVDNHFQVLQVFKAALDPY, encoded by the coding sequence ATGATACGCCATCCAGAAAACATCCGCTGGCAGCAATGGAGTCTGGAAGGAGTTGCTGCTTTGCTGTTCCGTCGTTTTCCTGACTGTCACATTTGGATCATAAAGGCTTCCCGGATTCACCTGCATAAGTTCAGTTGCTACGACAACTTTGTGCAAAGCAATCTGTTTGGTGTGCCTGAACATAACTCAGACAGTAGAGCTTTCAAGCACCTTCATGCACTCTTGACCAACGCTTTCAAGCAGATGCATAGTATCCTACATCCATGGACAAAACCTGATGAAAGTGCTCACAGTTACTTTGCCACTGCACATGATGAAGACTCGAGTACACATTGTGAAAAACCAAATAATTTTGTAGCTAAGAATGACCTGGGCACTACAGATCTGGGGTGCCCTCATCCTGGGATGCAAAAAGAGTGTGAAGACTTGAAATGTACTGATCCTTCATTGAAATTTATATTGGTTGGTTTCAGCAAAGGTTGTGTGGTTTTGAATCAGCTGCTGTATGCATTGAGTGAAGCAGAGAAAGATGAGGAACTAGCTGCTTTCATTAGTAATATCAAAGAGATGTATTGGTTGGATGGTGGTCACGCTGGAGGAAACAACACCTGGGTCACAAGTCCTGAAATCTTGAAGAAATTTGCACAGCTGGGTATTCCTGTGCATGTACACGTTACACCTTATCAAGTGTGGGATGAAATGAGAGCTTGGATTGGGAAGGAGCACAAGAAATTCATCTGCCTCCTTGGGGAGTATGGTGCAAAAGTGACAAACCAACTTCATTTTGAGAATGAAACCCCCTCTGTGGATAATCATTTTCAGGTGCTTCAAGTCTTCAAAGCTGCTTTGGATCCATACTGA